The sequence TTTGCCCTCACCCACCATGCATCTGTCGCAAAGATTATTGAAATTGGTATTAGAAAAAACAATGCAACGATAGATCTTTATAGAGAAGTTACCATGGAATATTTCTACAGGATTTAACTGTATCGTGATGAATGCGAAATCATATTACATTTTGCTAGCCTACGAAATCCCCGACTTCGCCGAGAAGTCGGGGGTTTGATTCCCTTCACATCTAAAAATTAACTCTCTTGAATATCTGCCGTTGATTCTCCACTGCTCGTAGTTGCAGTTTCAGGATCTGGAAAGACGAACCGCAACAGGGGAGGAGCTAGAAAAGTTGTTAAGATTACCATCATGATGATTGCTGCTCCTAGGGGTTTGGAGAGCGCACCGCTAGCAGCACCAACGCCAGCGAACACTAACCCAACTTCACCTCTGGGAATCATTCCCACACCAATTGCTAAACGGTTAATTCCTGGTTGACCAAAGACTGATAAGCCTGTTACCACCTTACCAATAATAGCTACTGTAATCAGGAAAATAGCCATGACTAAACCTTCTTGATTGCTGGGAATTGCTGGATTCAATACTCCTAAATCAGTTTTTGCACCGACAGTGACGAAGAAAATGGGCACTAACATATCCGCAATGGGAATAACTTGTTTTTGCAGTTCCTTGCGTTTATCTGTCTCCTCCAAAACTAAACCAGCAGCAAATGCACCGAGAATCGCTTCTAATTGGATGGCTGCGGCTAGATATGCCATGACAAAGGCGAAGATGAATGCGGGGATGACTAACTCGCCTCGTGTCTTGAGCACATTCACAACTTTGACAAAGGCTTGATTAAACACATTACCTAACAAAATCGCGCCCAGCAAGAAGGCTGTAGCGCTCACAATCAGATAGATGACTTTATATACATCTACCTCACCGTCTTTTGCTAGACTGGCTACCACTGCTAAAACGATGATTCCCAGAACGTCGTCAATGATAGCTGCACCTAAAATAATCTGTCCTTCTCTGGAATTGAGCCGTCCTATTTCTGATAACACCTTGGATGTAATGCCGATACTGGTAGCAGTTAAAGCTGCTCCCGCAAAAATTGCTGGGACAGCACTGATCCCAAATAAGGTCATTAAGCCGATAGTACCCGCAGCAAAGGGTGTAACTACTCCCACCACCGCTACTACAAATGCTTGTGGGCCTACTGCCATTAAGTCCTTTAAGTTAGACTCTAAACCAATTTCAAACAGCAGGATGATCACACCCAGTTCTGCTAAAACTGAAATCACCTCAGATTGAGCTACAAAAACTCCTTGTGCAGCTTGTGGACTTAATCCACCTGTACTCTGCAAAAATGAAATAATCACGGAACTGGAACTGTCTGTTCCACCTTCTGGAAACACCAAAAGATGCAAAACGGATAGCCCGACTAATACACCAGCTACAAGTTCACCTAACACAGGTGGTAAACCAAGGCGATTCGATAACTCCCCACCAACTTTGCTAGCGAGGTAAATCACTACTAAACTCAACAGCACAGCTGCGATTACCATTGAATTGTCCACTGGTGCTGTTGCGGTTGCCAGCAGAGGAAACGAGAAGCCGACCATATCTATAAACTGCATTGGTTGTGTGAAAATCCTTCTCTTTATTTTTACCCCTTTATGGAAAAAGACTATTTGGAGACTTTCCGTAATTTTTTAAGTTACCAAAAATGTAACCGTTGGCGTTTTTGACTGCGGCAGTGTCAAAGTGGAAACATGAATGTCAACTAAAGGCTGAAGTCTGAAGTCTGAAGTCTGAAATTACCTCACTCATATCATTTAAAGGCTGAAGTATGAAGTTTGAAGTCTGAAATTACCTCACTCATATCGTTTCTTCGGTCAATTCCATGACAGCCTATCGACAATTTCATGTATAAACATGGCAGCGCTAAGTGTCAGCGTTGCATGGTGATGCATTGAGATTGCATACCTATGCATTTATGTGGACGATAGGCAATTAAAAATTGTCTGGATATGCTTTGTTAGTAGGATCTGTAAATTCTTTTTTTTAGAGGAGTGCAAATCGTATGCATAGAGCCGCTGTATCTGGTTCTCTATTTCGTGCTGGGAATTTTTGGAAAGTTGTACCTTGGACGCTGGTATTATGCTTAGTTTTTGTCCAACCAGGCTCGGCGCAAGAAAAGGAGAGATTAGCGCGTACACTGAGTGTTAGTGGTCGCGGTGTCGAATCTATTCCCACTACTCTGTCTCAAGTTAATTTGGGGGTGGAGGTGCAAGGTAAAACCGCCGCAGAGGTACAGCAGGAAGCAGCTCGGAGATCATCGGCTGTGGTGGCGTTACTTAAAAGCCGGAATGTTGACAAATTACAAACTACTGGTATTTCTCTCAACCCAGTTTATAGTTACACCAATAATGTGCAACGAATTACTGGGTATGCTGCCAGCAATACTGTCAGCTTTCGTATTGCCACAGAGAAGGCTGGTACACTATTGGATGAAGCCGTGAAAGCGGGAGCATCGCAGATTAGCGGTGTTAGTTTTGTTGCTAGTGATGAAGCGATCGCTAGTGCTCAAAAACAAGCACTCAAAGAAGCTACCCAAGATGCTCGACAGCAGGCTGACGCTGTGTTTAGCGCTCTGGGTTTCCAAGCTAAAGAAGTGGTGAGTATTCAAATTAATAATGCTAGTGCCCCTCCACCACCGATATTACTACAACGAGCTGAGGCCAAAGGAAACGCCGGCAATATTTCTATTACGCCCGTGGTTGGTGGCGAACAACAAGTAGAAGCATCGGTAACGTTGCAAATTAGTTATTAAATTAGGGAATGGGGCAGATTTTGCCAATGCCCCATTTCCAATCTAGAAGTTTTCCGGAGGTAAATCCACACCACCTTCACCATCGCGCTTGGAACCTAACAACTCTAGCTGGTCTACGCGCACAATTGGTGTGGAACGAGTGACGCCAGAATTGCGATCGCTCCAAGTGTCAAATTTCAAGGCACCTTTGATACCAATTAAACTGCCTTTGCGGACATAGTTACCGGCTACTTCCGCTGTTTTATCCCACAGTTCCAGTGTGAACCAATCAGGCTCATCACTGTTGCGCGATCGCCGCTTGACTGCCAGTGTCAGTCTACACTTCACACTACCTGACTCAAAATACTTGATATCCGGGTCGCTGCCTACACGACCAACAAGAGTGATAACATTGATACTCATTTGCATTACCTTTCAGTACAGGCGTATTTCCTAGTTAAGAATCTATGATAACGAATTGTAAAACTCATAAAAATATGTTAATTATTTAACAATATCTTCATGACTAATGATGATACAAATTAGTATAGATATCCTAAAAAATTCTCAGGATATACCTGGACAGTCAAAAAATATCAAAGACGGAAAGACTGAGCCATAGTAATAATCACCTAATTTTACCTAAAAAATAGTTGTCTTTACTGGACTCAGTATAAAAAATTAACAAAATCCAGCACGGTTAACTCTTACCGTTGTAGTCACAAGCATCACAATTAGGGGGCGTAGAGACGCGTGGGTCTTTTTAGGAACTTTCGCTCATCATGGGATATGGGTATCGACCTCGGTACCGCTAATACCCTCGTTTACGTATCTGGTAAAGGTATCGTACTTCAAGAGCCTTCAGTGGTTGCCATTGATCAAAACGAAAAGGTAGCACTGGCAGTTGGAGAAGATGCCAAAAAAATGCTCGGTCGCACACCAGGAAATGTGATTGCCCTGCGCCCTTTGCGCGACGGTGTAATTGCTGACTTTGATACAGCCGAGCTAATGCTCAAAAGCTTTATTCAGCGGGTAAATGAGGGTAAAAGTTTAATTCTACCTCGAATAGTCATCGGTATTCCCAGCGGTGTCACTGGGGTGGAAAGGCGGGCAGTTATGGATGCTGCTTCTCAAGCGGGAGCAAGGGAAGTTTATCTAATTGATGAACCGGTAGCAGCAGCCATTGGCGCGGGATTACCAGTGGAGGAACCCACAGGTAACATGATTATCGATATTGGTGGCGGCACCACAGAAGTAGCTGTACTCAGTCTCCAAGGTACAGTAATTAGCGAATCAGTACGGATTGCGGGAGACGAACTCACTGAAGCCATCATCCAGTATATGAAGAAAGTTCATAACTTGGTGATTGGGGAACGGACTGCAGAAGACATCAAAATTCGGATTGGTTCTGCTTATCCAACTCAGGAAGATGGCGATTCGATGATGGAAGTCCGGGGTTTGCATCTGCTGTCTGGTCTACCACGAACTGTGACCATCAAAGGCCCAGAAATTCGTGAAAGTATGTTGGAACCGTTATCAGTAATAATCGAAGCAGTGAAGCGGACATTAGAACGCACACCGCCAGAACTGGCAGCGGACATTATTGACAGGGGTATTATGTTAGCAGGTGGCGGCGCTTTACTCAAAGGCATAGATACCTTAATTAGCCATGAAACAGGTATTGTCACCCACATAGCAGCTGATCCCTTAAGCTGTGTTGTTTTAGGGACAGGCCGCGTGTTAGAGAACTTCAAGCAACTGGAACGAGTTTTCAGTGGTCGGTCTCGGAATATGTGAGAAAACATACTGATTATTGGGTTCTATTCATACTAGAACCCAATATTTTTAAGTGTAATCAAAAATCTGAAAACAGGGTGAGGAATGGTGACATTACGTAGATGGTGGGATCGGAAAGCTTTACAAGTTGGGTTAATAGCGTTAACTCTGGGTAGCGCCTGGACGCTCAGACAAACTCAAGGCGCCTTGCTGTTAGAGCTTTATCAGGGGATTACCCGACCGTTGCAAATGTTGCAAGCAGGGCCAACTCCTGAAGAACAACTCAGAGATGCACGCGTATTAGAATTGCAAACACGCATAGTAGAGTTAGAAAGTCAAAATAAAAAAATTAAAGATTTATTAAATTACGTAGAACAACAGCCATTGACAGCACGCCCAATTCCCGCAAGAGTGGTGGGGCGTAGCGCTGATCATTGGTGGCAACAGGTTACACTCAATCGGGGTAAAAACTCAGGAATTGAGGAAGGCTTTGTAGTCAAAGCTGAGGGTGGATTGGTGGGCTTGGTCGAGAGCGTCACTCCCAACACTAGCCGCGTGCTGCTCATCAGTGACCTCAAAAGTCAAGTGGGTGTAACAGTTAGTCGCACAGCAGCTAAGGGTGTTTTGCAGGGAGATTCTTCATCCGAGGCGGTGCTAGAGTTTTTAGAAAAAGTTCCCAATGTCAAGGTTGGAGACTTAGTATCCACCTCAACTTATAGTAAAAAGTTTCCGGCTGGTTTGGCAGTAGGCAGAATCAAATCTTTAGATTTAAAGAAACAGCCAACATCAGTAGCGAAAGTAGAGCTGTTTCCTCCTATTCGCTCGCTTGATTGGGTCGCTGTCTATCCCAAACCAGAAGACCCAGAGTTAGAAAATCAAGCAACAATCAAGCTAGAATCGCCAAAACCTAATTAAATTTTTCTAAAGTTCGCAAAGCAATGAAAATTCCTGCATTTGGTAATCGCAGGCAAAAAAAGCCAAAATCTCCAGAGCAAAAATTTCAGATCTCAACGAAGCCACTTGCTAGTTGGCGCCCACAATCACTCCGCCTGTTAGATTTGACAGTGACTGTTGGGTCTGTTTTATTGTGTTTACTGATGTTACCTACCCGTTTACCAGGGATGGAGTTATTAGGCATAGGGCCAAACTGGTTGTTAATTTGGGTAGTGGCTTGGAGTGTGAAACGCACAGTTTGGGCTGGCGCTTTTGCAGGAATAGTTTTGGGATTACTTCAAGATGCGATGACATCTCCTCACCCTAGTCATGCAGTGACTTTAGGTGTGGTGGGAGCGTTAACTAGTTTACTTCAAAAGCAACGTTTTATAGAGGAAGATTTTATTTCTATTGCTTTAATTGTCTTTGCCATGGCAGTAATTGCAGAAACTATTTTTGGTTTGCAATTAACTTTTGCGGCTGATGGCTACGGCGGGCAGAGTCTACGCAAAGCGGAGTATATTTGGACATACTACCAACGTGTGGCTCTAGCTTCTGCCATTCTCAGCAGTCTTTGGGCGCCCATAGTTTATTATCCCTTGAATCGCTGGTGGCAGCAGATCAAGCTGTTAGAGCAATCGTAAAATTATTTAATGAACTAGTTTTCGGGTGTAGCTAGGATGAGGAGAAACACCACCTTGCAATTGCATAACCCACCCTAGGGGCACAACTACAGTTGTGCCCTTAATTACGAGTATTCAGTATTGTTCAAGCTTTTAGCTGCAATGTTCTATTTTTGAGCCTCAAGGTTCCAGCTTTGAGGTGCAATGTTCTCGTTTTGAGGTAGAACATTCTCGTTTTGAGCCTCAAGGTTCCAGCTTTGAGGTGCAATGTTCTTGTTTTGAGGTAGAACATTCTCGTTTTGAGCCTCAAGGTTCCAGCTTTGAGGTGCAATGTTCTTGTTTTGAGGTAGAACATTCTCGTTTTGAGCCTCAACGTTCCAGCTTTGAGGTGCAATGTTCTTGTTTTGAGGTAGAACATTCTCGTTTTGCTCTGCAACTTCCGCCTTCTGAACTTGAATTATGCACCTTGAGGCACTTCCAATTCAGAAAATACCCAAATCCTAGGAGCACGATACCGATAAGATATATGTTGCACCGAAAGTTTTTGGATACTCTACGCCAAAAAACCTGATAATTGATGCTTCGATGTTCTTTTATAACTGGATTCACCCCAACACTATTTCTATCTCAACATGATGCCAAGACGTTGGTGAGGGCACAACAATGTTGTGCCCCTACGGGAAATCCTTGTCTATCAAGGTTTGTGTGAATTACTATCAACTCTCACTGTAGGAGAGGAGAGCAATAACAGGTAAGTTAAGATCACCAAAAGTAAAACTTGAATATTACTGTTAAAGGATCGCCCAAAAAACAAGCGATCGCATAGACAATATTTAGAGTATTGCCCAAAATTATGGATAATTCCCCAGGGACGCCAGAAGCAGATGCATCTCTACCTGACTCTACTAAAAATACGATTCCCAGTGATTTTGATTTTTGCATGATGCGGCGGTGTTTGGAACTCGCTCGCCGCGCTCTGGGACGCACTTCACCCAATCCGTTGGTGGGGGCTGTAGTTGTCAAAAATGGAGTGATTATTGGGGAAGGGTTTCATCCCCGCGCAGGGGAACCCCATGCGGAAGTTTTTGCTTTGAAAGCGGCGGGTGATGCAGCCCGTGGAGCGACAGTTTATGTTAATCTCGAACCTTGCAATCACTATGGACGCACCCCTCCTTGTTCAGAAGGGTTAATTAAGGCTGGGGTAGCAAAGGTAGTGGTAGGGATGGTTGATCCTAATCCATTAGTTGCTGGTGGTGGTATTGCGCGTTTACGTGCTGCTGGTATAGAAGTATTGGTAGGAGTGGAACAAGAGGCCTGTCAGCGGCTGAATGAAGGATTTGTGCATCGTATTCTTTATCAGCGACCACTGGGAATCTTGAAATATGCCATGACTCTAGATGGTAAGATTGCTACTACTTCTGGTAATAGTACTTGGGTGACAAATCAAGATGCCCGTAGTGAAGTCCATCAACTACGGGCAACCTGTGATGCAGTGATTGTTGGTGGAAATACTGTACGTCAGGATAACCCTTATTTAACGAGTCATCAGGTAGAAGCTCACAACCCTTTACGGGTGGTGATGAGTCGTCAGTTGAATTTGCCGTCAAATGCCCACCTATGGCACACTGCAGAGGCTTCTACTTTGGTGTTGACGGAGGTAGGTAGCTCACCCGATTTTCAAGCAATGTTGCGCCAAAAGGGTGTGGAAGTGGTGGAATTGACGTCACTGACTCCAGAACGGGTCATGACACATTTGTATGAGCGGGGATTTTGTAGCGTTCTGTGGGAATGTGGTGGAACTTTAGCTGCTAGTGCGATCGCTCAAGGCGCAGTTCAAAAAGTTCTCGCTTTCATTGCGCCGAAAATTATTGGCGGTAATCATGCGCCCACACCTGTAGGCGATTTGGGCTTGACTTCGATGACGCAGGCTCTACCATTAGAGCGTGTCCGTTGGCGTGTCGTTGGTTCTGATTGTTTGGTGGAAGGTTATTTATCCCAAACAAAATCATAGTTTTGCAGTTGTCAGCAAACGTCAGCACTGTCGCTCATAAGCCAGCTCGCGGATCAAGGTCAACCGAGATTGGATGTAGTCGCTCAAATAGTCAGTTTCGTTTTGTTCTAAGAACTCTTGGGTGTTGGTTTGCTTGATCAACCACTGCACCAAACTAGCATCGTCTAGTTGCAAGAGGGTTTTAGTATGGGCGGTTTCCACCACCGACCAAAGCCGACGCATAATTTTAGGAGTCATCTGACCTCAATTTAATTATTAGCTTCGCTGTTCTCAGATTACACAATTCCCATGGCAGATCACTGCATGAATGTAGAAGCTGAGATAAGTATTATCAAAAGCTTAATAAAGCGATTTATAACTTTATGTAGGTTAAGGAACAGGAAATTGATTTGGTAAATTCCCCAAAGGCACACAAAGTCAGCCTTGTCAGGAGATTTGATAGGAAGAGTGTAGATATACCTAATACTTGATTATATATACAAATCAGCCAAAATTAACTGGTTTGTGAAGAAATTGCTCAATGCGAAAAAGAATAACAGACACTAATTAAAGCAAATTTATTTCACATGAGGCGACAACGCTAGCTCCACAAATCAGTGAGGGGAATTAGGAAGCAGCACTTTTTGCGTCCTTCCTGATCCCCCTCACCTAATTGGGTAATCCCCAGTCAATTTTTACAAATCAGGAGGTAATAATACTGAATCGATCGCGTGGATGACACCATTTTTAGCTTTGATATCAGCTGTGGTGACTTTAGCGTCATTCACGTTTACACCAGTCGCAGGGTCAACCTTGACATTGATCGCACCACCTTCGATGCTTTTCACCTCACCAGATTTTAAATCCTTGGATAGTACCTGACCACGTACCACATGGTAGGTTAACAGCTTCACCAGTACTTCTTTATTTTCTGGCTTCAACAAGTCTCTAACTGCGTCTGCTGGCAATTTGGCAAATGCCGCATCCGTAGGTGCAAAAATGGTAAAGTTATCGTTTCCTTGCAAAGTTTCCGTCAACCCAGCAGCTTTCAGCGCTTTTGTGAGTGTTGTCAAGGAAGTGTTTGACTCTGCCAATGCTACCAAGTTTTTGCCTTCGGTGTCAGTTGTACCCGCTGCTGGTGCAGTTTCGGTGGGTGTACTGGTTGAGGGAGTTTCTGTAGCTGGTGGATTTGTGGGCGTGACTTCGGGGGTAGGAGCGGGAGCTGGAGCAGCTTCTGCTGGCGCACCACTACCACCACGGTTGTAGGGAGGCTCGTTAAAAATACTGGGACGGGGATTGAGTTTCCCTGGTTTGGACTGCTGTGCTACCAAATTTCGGCTGGGAATCACGCCTTTTGTCGCTTCTGTTGCAGATTCGCCTGGTATATATTGAGTATTTGTCTCAACACGCTGACTGCGGTTGTAAGGAGCTTCACTAAAAATGCTGGGGTTAGGATTGACTACCTCTTTTGCTTGTGATGGGAGAGCAACTACAAGACTGAGGCTGCTGATGCCTACTAAACCTGCAATCTTGGCTAGCAATTGGCTGTAATTTGCCTTCATAAATTTTGCTTGTTTATATCATGCACAGTTTACATAAAGACTTATAGCATTTTGCTACGGACAACATCTAACTTTTATAGTGATAAATTTTGGCATAAACTATGCTGTACAAGAAAAATTTAATCTGGAAAAAATTATCACCGCACCCATGATTAGGTATATTTTGCAATCGAATTCTGCTGGTCAACTAAGTATAATGTTGATTTAGTTATGTAATTATGTCTAATTGGTCGTAAATTTTACCTCAATCTGAGTTATTTTTACTAGAAACTAAATCAATATTTAATCGCTATTTGCCATCCATCATCTGATGTTTGCATCTTCTCCAGCACTGATAAAAGTTGCAAATCAATAGGTTTTATTTTACACAAATTATTTTGCTAATTACAGGTATAAAAGCTGAAAAAATTAGCAATAAATCATCATAATATCAAGTAAAAGTAGTTTTATATACCTGATAATTTCTGTACACATGAGACTAAAACAATTACAGTGATGAGGAAAATTGACAAACCGAAAGGTTAGATTTATTTATAATAAAATATTAGAATAATTTAATTATTTAATATATGAGCCAACAAAAAATATTTTTTGAGTAAACGGGCTAATTTATCTCAAAACTACCAAAAATTAAACTCTGGTGACAGTTAAATCGCCGATAAAGTACCAAAAATTAAGAAAGTCCCAGGAAAAATACGGAAACAGAAGATAGAATTATCAGAGTTACTCGATTAACCAGTTATAGGGCGTGCGACATGCTGGAATTATACCAATGGGAATTATCTCAATACTCGGAAAAAGTCCGGCTAATTCTGGATTATAAAGGGTTGGAGTACCGCAAAATTGAAGTGACACCAGGGATTGGACAGGTAGAACTGTTCCGACTAACTGGTCAAAGACAGGTGCCAGTATTAAAAGATGGCAGTAGGTATATTGCAGATTCTACAGAAATTGCTAAGTATTTAGAATTGCGGTATCCTGACAGACCATTGTTACCGTCAGATCCGAAAAAAAGAGGTTTAGCCCTATTGATGGAAGAATGGGCGGATGAGTCGATTGGGATTAAAGGACGCAAAGCACTATTCGCTGCTATCAGTCAGGATCAAAATTTCCGCAAGTCTTTGTTACCCACTTCCACACCAGATATATTTAAAAATTTGGTGGAAGGAGTACCGACCGATTTTTTGACAATTGTTGGTTTTGGGGTGGGTTACAGTCCAGATGTGATTAAATCAGCGATCGCCGATTTAAAACAAGACCTGGAAGCATTAACATTATTATTAGCAGATAGTCCCTATCTACTAGGAGATGAACCAAGTTTAGCTGACCTGACGGTGGCGGGTTTATCAATTTTGCTCAAGTTTCCTGATGGCCCTTATCTAGATTTACCAGCTACCATCAGAGGCAAAGGCGTACCCTCATTAGCAGATAATCCTGATTATGCACCATTCTTTGCTTGGCGCGATCGCCTTTATGCTCAATTTCGCAAACCGTTAATCAACATACCTCCATTAGGAAGCGCGCCAACTTCTATTCAGATTGAATAATCATTGGTCATTGGTCATTTGTAGCTAGCTCAAAACTCTTGACAAAGGACAACTGACCAATAAAAATTTCTACTCATAATTGTGAGCAACTTTTGGATTCTACAATCAGAATTCAACATAATAAGGAGAATAAACCATAGGAGAGAATCACTTGTGACAACTGACCAATGACAAATCACAAATGACCAATGACAAACTCAGGACAACCATTAGGTTCAGTCATCCAAGGCTCTCTAACTGGGGGTCTAGAAGTAAGATTACACGCTGATATATCTGTTGAAGATATGCGGGTGGGAAAATTTTTAGTTGTGCAAGGGATGCGATCGCGTTTTTTCTGTATGCTAACAGATGTCGCCCTGGGAACTGCAAATGCCCGCATCATCGCCAACCCTCCCAATTGGGAAGACACTTTCTTAAGAGAAATTTTAGCAGGTAGCAGTACCTACGGTACTATCAACCTCGCGCCGATGTTGATGTTTACCCCCGAATCTGAGGAATCTTTTTCCCCAACTAACGGTAAGTCAGCAAATCCTTTCATGCCATCAATTACAGGTTTGGCATCTTTCCAGCCCCAAACCAGTACTACCATGGAATTGCTGCCGGTCAAAACTATTCCCAGCCATTTTAGCCAAGTTTATGAAGCGAGCGAAGAAGATTTCCGCCGCGTGTTTGGTTGGGAAGATGACACCCAAAGAAAGAATTTTTCTATTGGGAAGCCGCTGGATATGGATGTACCAGTTTGCATTGATTTAGACCGATTTGTGGAACGGAGTAACGGGGTTTTTGGGAAATCGGGAACAGGTAAATCCTTTCTGACACGGTTACTGTTGGCGGGGATAGTCCGCAAAAATGCAGCAGTAAACTTGATTTTTGATATGCATTCTGAATATGGCTGGCAAGCTGTTTGTGAGGGGAAGCAATATAGTACAGTTAAAGGCTTAAAGCAGTTATTCCCTGGTAAAGTCGAAGTGTATACCCTTGACCCTGAATCGACGAAGCGCCGGGGGGTAAGGGATGCACAAGAGCTGTATTTGAGTTATGAGCAAATTAAAATTGAAGACGTCAAATTATGCTCTCGTGATTTAGGACTGTCAGAAGCAGCTTTGGATAATGCGAATATTCTGTATGCAGAATTTGGCAAAGCTTGGATTTTGCAGTTGATGAATATGACAAATGAAGAAATCAAGCTGTTCTGCGACGAGAAGCGCGGACACCAAGGCTCGATTATGTCATTGCAGCGCAAACTGCTCAGGCTAGATAATTTAAAGTATATGCGGGCAGCTTGTCCCCAAAATTATATCGATCAAATTTTGCGATCGCTCGAAGCCGGAAAACATGTCGTGGTTGAATTTGGCTCGCAATCAGATA is a genomic window of Fortiea contorta PCC 7126 containing:
- a CDS encoding helicase HerA domain-containing protein — protein: MTNSGQPLGSVIQGSLTGGLEVRLHADISVEDMRVGKFLVVQGMRSRFFCMLTDVALGTANARIIANPPNWEDTFLREILAGSSTYGTINLAPMLMFTPESEESFSPTNGKSANPFMPSITGLASFQPQTSTTMELLPVKTIPSHFSQVYEASEEDFRRVFGWEDDTQRKNFSIGKPLDMDVPVCIDLDRFVERSNGVFGKSGTGKSFLTRLLLAGIVRKNAAVNLIFDMHSEYGWQAVCEGKQYSTVKGLKQLFPGKVEVYTLDPESTKRRGVRDAQELYLSYEQIKIEDVKLCSRDLGLSEAALDNANILYAEFGKAWILQLMNMTNEEIKLFCDEKRGHQGSIMSLQRKLLRLDNLKYMRAACPQNYIDQILRSLEAGKHVVVEFGSQSDMLSYMLVTNMITRRIHERYVSKAERFLHSGNASDRPTQLVITIEEAHRFLDPAIVQSTIFGTIAREMRKYFVTLLVVDQRPSGIDNEVMSQIGTRITALLNDEKDIDAIFTGVSGAGSLRSVLAKLDSKQQAMILGHAVPMPVVVRTRPYDATFYAEIGDTAWEEKPDAELFAAAELAKADLGF